CGACGCGCTCGCCGAACACGTCGACGAACTCCTCGAGCTCCTGGCCCACGTGGTGCAGGTAGACCTGGTCGAAGCCGACGTCGACGAGCTCGCCGATCTGGTCGACGAGCCGCGAGACGTCCGCCGAGACGAGCACCGTCCCGCGGACCTGCTCGGGCGGGACGTCCGCGGCGACGACGTCGAAGTGCTGCGGCGTCGCGAGGTCCCAGCACACCGGCGGGTCGTAGATGTTGGTGCGCCACTGGTCGTGCGCGATCGCGAGCGCCTGCTCCTCGGTGTGCGCCCAGGACAGGTGCACCTGGAGCGCGAGGTCGCCGCGCCCGCCCGCACCCCGGTACTCGGAGACGATCTCGCGGAGCTTCTCGACGGGCTGGTTGGTGGTGATGAGGCCGTCGGCCCAGTCGGCGTGCGCGCGCGCGGTCGCCGACGTGACCGCCGGGCCGATGAGCTTCGGCGGGGTGTCCGGGAGCGTCCAGACGCGCGCCTCGTCGACCGTCACCAGGCCGCGGTGCGTGACCGTCTCGCCCGCGTGCAGCGCACGGATGATGTCGACGCACTCCCGGAGGCGGGCGTCCCGCTCGGCCTTGGGCGGCCACGGGTCGCCGGTGATGTGCTCGTTGGCGTTCTCGCCCGAGCCGAGCGCGACCCAGAACCGCCCGGGGAACATCGCCGCGAGCGTCGCCGACGCCTGCGCGACGATCACGGGGTGGTAGCGCTGCCCGGGCGCGTTGACGCAGCCCATCGGCAGGTCGGTCGTGGCGAGCGCGGCGCCGAGCCAGGACCACGCGAAGCCCGACTGGCCCTGGCGCTCGCTCCACGGGGCGAGGTGGTCCGAGCACATCGCGGCGCCGAAGCCCGCTGCTTGCGCCTGCTGGACCGTGCGCAGCAGCGCGGCGGGGTGGACCTGCTCGTGCGAGGCATGGAGTCCGACGACAGTCATGCCGCCCATTCCTACCGGCCGGGCAGCGCGGGCGCGCGGTGAGCCACGGTCGGGGGAGCCCGCCGGCCCGGCTCAGTGCAGGGCGACCCGGAACCAGACCGTCTTGCCGCGCCGGGCGTCCACGTCGACGCCCCAGTCGTCCGCGAGGCGCTCGACGAGCTCCATCCCGCGCCCGCCGAGGTCGCTCGGGCGGGCACGGCGCACGACGGGACGCACGGTGCTGTCGTCGCTGACCCGGATCGTCACGGAGCCGTCGCTGCAGCGCAGGGAGACGGCGATCGCGTCGGCGACCGCCCCGTACTTGACCGCGTTCGTCACGACCTCGCTCACGAGCAGCTCGACCGTGCGCACCGCGGACGGGTCGGCGCCGTGCTCCGTGAGGAGGTCGACCGCCCAGTGCCGCGTCTCGCGCGCCGCGGCGGGCACGGCGGCGACGCGCAGCCGCGCGCTGCCGCCCCGCGCCGAGGGCGCCATCACGAGGCACCGTCGCGGGCGCTCGGTGCGGCCCGCAGGTCCTCGCGCGCCCCGGCGACGCACTGCCGGGCGGGCCGCGCCGTCGTCGCTCCCGGTCCGCCGGTCGCCGGCGCGGGGTCGAGCGTCTCGGCCACGACCCTCCCTCCGACGGACGAGCCCGGGGTACGGGCGAGCGCGCGCCATCGTATCCACCCGCGCGGGGCCGCTCACGGCGGGCCGCGGGTGATCGTCGGGGGTGGAGGAGCCGGTCGCGCCGGCCGTCACGCGTCCTGGTCGTCGACCTCGTCCGGTCCCGCGGCTGCGGGGGCGTCGACGACGACGGCGTGCCCGCCGGCCGCCGTGAGGTGCGTGCGGTCGTCCGCGTCGACGTTCACGCAGATCAGGCCGCCGCCGCGGTGCTCCAGGCGCGCGCCGGCCTCGTCGAGCACCGCGGCGACCCGTCGGCTCCCGATCCGTGCCGCGCCGAGGTCGAGGATGACGAGGGACGCGGTCGACGAGAGCGGCCCGAGGACGTCCGCGAGCCGGACGGCGTCCTCGCGGCCGAGCACGCCCGTGGGGCGCAGCGTCGCCGTGAGCCAGTCCGCCGCGGCGAGGGGCTCCGGCGGCGGGCACGCCGCGGCGCGCTGGTCGAGCAGGGTCGTGGTCATGGTGGTCGGCCTCCCGGCGGACCGGCGCGGCGCCGGCCCTGTCCACGACCCACTGTCGCCGAGGCGCCTGAACGGCAGGTGAACGTCAGGCAGGAGCCGGGTGGGGACGTCGTGCGGGTCGGGCCACGCCGCCGTGCACGGGCGGCGCCAGGCCGCCGGTCCACCGACGGAGCCGGCCCGGTCGGCGCCACGCAGGGCCGAGCCGGGCCGGTGGTGCTCCGAGGTCAGGCGGCGACGGCGCGAGCCCGGCGCGCGGGCATCCCGACCCGCGTCACGAGGAGCAGGACCGCCGAGACGAGGATCGTCCCCGTCATGACGACCGCCATGCGGAGCGCCGTCGGCTGCCCGCCGACGCTCGTGAGCGGCGCGATCACGGCACCGAGGCCGAACTGCAGCGCCCCGAGCAGGGCCGCGGCGGTCCCGGCGCGCTGCGGGTTCGCCGCGAGCGCGATGGCCGGCGCCGACGGCATCACGAAGCCCGCCGTGGTCAGCACCAGCACGAGCAGGGTCGTCACCGGCCAGAACCCGCCGCCCGCGGCCGTGACGACGAGCAGGGCCACGACGAGCAGCACGCCCGCCGCGACCGCCCACGCGAGGATGCGCTCGGGCTCGAACCGCCCGACGAGCGCGCCGTACACCTGCGAGCCCGCGGTGATGCCCGCGGCGCCCGCGGCGAACACCCAGCCGAACTCCTGCGCGGACAGCGCGTAGCCGTCCTGGAACACGAACGTAGCCGCCGAGACGTACGTGAACATCGCGCCC
The Cellulomonas sp. NS3 DNA segment above includes these coding regions:
- a CDS encoding ATP-binding protein, whose amino-acid sequence is MAPSARGGSARLRVAAVPAAARETRHWAVDLLTEHGADPSAVRTVELLVSEVVTNAVKYGAVADAIAVSLRCSDGSVTIRVSDDSTVRPVVRRARPSDLGGRGMELVERLADDWGVDVDARRGKTVWFRVALH
- a CDS encoding TIGR03885 family FMN-dependent LLM class oxidoreductase, translated to MTVVGLHASHEQVHPAALLRTVQQAQAAGFGAAMCSDHLAPWSERQGQSGFAWSWLGAALATTDLPMGCVNAPGQRYHPVIVAQASATLAAMFPGRFWVALGSGENANEHITGDPWPPKAERDARLRECVDIIRALHAGETVTHRGLVTVDEARVWTLPDTPPKLIGPAVTSATARAHADWADGLITTNQPVEKLREIVSEYRGAGGRGDLALQVHLSWAHTEEQALAIAHDQWRTNIYDPPVCWDLATPQHFDVVAADVPPEQVRGTVLVSADVSRLVDQIGELVDVGFDQVYLHHVGQELEEFVDVFGERVVPQLAGASSGTAPAASSGTPSPAARPAHADPHDPHLYAPEHQQPGPEAEVGHA